From the Planktothricoides raciborskii GIHE-MW2 genome, the window CCCACAAGAAACAGTCCGGCGGTTCCGGTCAGTTCGGCAGAATTGATTATGTGATTGAACCGGGTGAACCGGGCAGCGGCTTCCAGTTTGAGTCCAAAGTCACAGGTGGCAGTGTTCCCAGAGAATATTGGCCTGCTGTGGAAAAAGGATTTAAACAAAGCATTGATAAAGGTGTCTTGGCTGGGTTCCCCTGTGTGGATCTCAAAGTCAGTTTGACTGATGGTGGATATCACCCAGTTGACTCCTCGGCGATCGCCTTTGAAATTGCGGCGAAAGCTGGCTATCGTCAATCGATTCCCAAAGCAGGCCCACAGTTGCTTGAGCCCATTATGAATGTGGACGTATTTACTCCCGAAGATAATATGGGCGACGTGATTGGGGATTTGAACCGGCGTCGGGGCATCATTAAGTCTCAGACTAAATCCCTCATGGGTGTTCGCGTCAAAGCGGATATTCCTTTGAGTGAAATGTTTGGTTATATCGGGGACTTACGGACGATGACTTCCGGTCGGGGTCAGTTCTCGATGGAATTTTCTCACTATGCTCCTTGTCCTAATAATATTGCGGAGCAAGTGATTAAGGAAACTAAAGAACGCGAACTGGCTATGGCCAAGTAGCAATTAGTTTTCGCCTAAGAAAAGACACGGGCTTTCGCCGTGTCTTTTTTTTGTTTTAGAATCCTGCGTCGAACTAAATAAAAATCGAGGAAAACAAAAGAATAAAAGACACAGAAACCCAGAAAACCAAAACTCCGCGATCGCGATCGCCTTTCACAGGTGACGCGGATCATCCCCACCCGCGCTCAAATTGTTAATCTAGAAGGTGAGCAAAAATACTTAACTAAATCATCCCTGCTTCAGCGATATGAAATATCACATCACTGAGACAGGGATAGAGCAGAGATAGGAATAATTTCTACCAAATTTAGCCCAAAAAATTCGGCAAATTGCTGGACTAATGATGATATCTAGTGGTTTTATGATTTGGGCTTTTTTGTTGGATAGATAGTTAGATATATAAGTTATTATGGCCGATTTATTTGTCAATATGGCCAGAAAGGAAGTTTGTATGAAACGATATGTGCTGCGAGGATTAAAGGCGATCGCGCAACTGTTAGGTTATAGCTATTGTGGCTTGCTGATTGCCTATTTTATCCTGAGAGGTTTATTTTGGGATCGCCTTTGGATTGTCGCTTTCCTGAGTAGCTTAATTCCTTGGCTATTCTTGCCCATATTCCTCCTGCCATTAGTGGGATTTATCCCCCGCAAACAAAAATGGTTTTCTATTGGCTCATCCATTGCTTGCCTAATATTAATTGGTTGGCTGCATCATCATTATTTTTCCCCAGAATCAGCCCAATTCAAGTCAAATAGCTATGATGCACTGAGGATTAAAGTTTTATCCCTCAACGCCACTTGGTATCATACCACAAAAGAGGCTTTAGGTGAATTAATTTACCGGGAAATACCTGATATTATTTGTTTACAAGAAACCGTTTCCGAAAATACTAAAAAATTATTTCCCTATATCCAATCATCCTATCCCTATAATTTTTTTTCACCTCACTTAGCGATATTTAGTCGCTATCCTATTGAGACTAAAGAAAAAATTAACTTAGCTAATCATAAAGAATTTCAGCAACGGGTGATTTTGAACATAAACCAACAACCTGTGGTGTTATATAATATGCAAACCACCGCCCCTTGGATTCGTCCTCAGAAGATTTGGCCGGGGCTGAATATTCCGGTTTATCAATATGGCGATCGCACCGCCCAAATCCAAGATTTTATCCAACGCATCGAAACAGAAACTCTGCCGGTAATTGCAGCCGGAGACTTTAATTTTACCGACCAATCTCAAGACTATTCCTTAGTAGCCAGCGGACTGAAAGATGCTTTTAACATCTCTGGTTTTAGCTTTGGATTTACCTGGCCGCACGGTTGGCCATTAAGTGATTTAATTAAAGTCACCAACTGGAAATTAACGGTTCCTTTATTCCGCATAGATTATATTTGGTATTCTCCCCATTGGCAATCTCATTCTAGCCATGTGTTAAAACCTGTGGGTTCAGAACATCTGCCCATTGCCACTAAGCTAACTTTACTCACTCCCAGAGAAATCTCGAAAAAATCATAAATAACCAAGTAACCAAAGACTATGAACAATAAACGTGAAATATTAGATTACCTATTCCAAACGGGTCAAATTGACATTAAACGAAGCAAAATATTTGACCTAGATTTATCTCCCATGCCTCCATCTTTTTTTGACTTTGACAGAGTTGAAGGGATGATGTTAGGGTTGGCGATCGGCGATGCTTTGGGTGTGACCACAGAAGGAATGCTGCCCCGATATCGCCACACGATTTCCGGTTCCTTTCAACGCACCCAACAACAAATTGATAAGTCTCATCAGAGAAATATTCGGGACTATGCTAACCAACCCTTGCAGAAACCAAATAATCATTATTGGGAAATTCGCGATTATTTGCCTAACAAATATGCGAATAATCAGTGTATTGGTATACCATCAGATGATACCCAAATGGCTTTCTGGACTTTGGAACAAGCGATCGCTGATGGGGGATTTAATCCAGAAAACCTCGCAGAACGATTTAACCAAAATCGCATCTTTGGCATCGGTTCTACGGTGAGAAAATTTCTGATTAATTACCAATGTCATCAACCTTGGTTTGAATGTGGGATTAAGTCCGCTGGCAATGGGGCTTTAATGCGGATTGCCCCGATGCTAATTCCCCATTTAAAATTCGGTAAATCTGACCTTTGGGTGGATACGGCATTGTCAGCGATGTTAACTCACAATGACTCTGGATCCATTGCGGCTTGCTTATCGTTTATCTATATGCTTTGGCAGCTTTTAACGATGAAAACCCCGCCTAAACCTGAGTGGTGGTTGAATACTTATATAGAAATTGCTCGTGATTTGGAAATTGACAGTAGTTATTGTTTCCGGGGCGGCGCTTTTCTGAATTATCAGGGGTCTATTTGGCAGTTCTTGGATGAACAAGTCCGCGAGGCTTATCGGCAAAATCTTTCGGTGATTGATGCTTGTAATCAATGGTATTCTGGGGCTTATCTCCTGGAAACTGTTCCCACGGTTATTTATATTTTAATGAAACATGGGGATAATCCAGAAGAAGCGATTGTGAGAGCGGTGAATGATACTGTTGATAATGATACGGTAGCGGCAATTGTTGGGGCAGCAGTTGGGGCTTTACACGGGAAAGATCGACTGCCGCAACGGTGGATCGCTAATTTATCCGGTCGGACTAAAGAAAATGATGATGGGCGGGTCTTTGAGTTGTTAAAAATGGCGCGAAAAGTTTGGTGGGATTCGACGATCCCAAATCCGTCGATGAATGTGTTAGTCAAGACGGCTCAACTTCTAGCAGCAAAAACCGCTAAATTATCAGAAAAATCCTCTGAAGTTCAGCCGCCATTATCCCAGGATTTAATGGCGAAAGCAGCGGAAAAAACTGTCTCAGAATCAGCCCAAAATACCGAGGATGCGGCGTTAGGTTGTTTCCTCGGCGCGGTGGTTGGGGATGCTGCCGGTGGAGTG encodes:
- a CDS encoding endonuclease/exonuclease/phosphatase family protein, whose amino-acid sequence is MADLFVNMARKEVCMKRYVLRGLKAIAQLLGYSYCGLLIAYFILRGLFWDRLWIVAFLSSLIPWLFLPIFLLPLVGFIPRKQKWFSIGSSIACLILIGWLHHHYFSPESAQFKSNSYDALRIKVLSLNATWYHTTKEALGELIYREIPDIICLQETVSENTKKLFPYIQSSYPYNFFSPHLAIFSRYPIETKEKINLANHKEFQQRVILNINQQPVVLYNMQTTAPWIRPQKIWPGLNIPVYQYGDRTAQIQDFIQRIETETLPVIAAGDFNFTDQSQDYSLVASGLKDAFNISGFSFGFTWPHGWPLSDLIKVTNWKLTVPLFRIDYIWYSPHWQSHSSHVLKPVGSEHLPIATKLTLLTPREISKKS
- a CDS encoding ADP-ribosylglycohydrolase family protein — translated: MNNKREILDYLFQTGQIDIKRSKIFDLDLSPMPPSFFDFDRVEGMMLGLAIGDALGVTTEGMLPRYRHTISGSFQRTQQQIDKSHQRNIRDYANQPLQKPNNHYWEIRDYLPNKYANNQCIGIPSDDTQMAFWTLEQAIADGGFNPENLAERFNQNRIFGIGSTVRKFLINYQCHQPWFECGIKSAGNGALMRIAPMLIPHLKFGKSDLWVDTALSAMLTHNDSGSIAACLSFIYMLWQLLTMKTPPKPEWWLNTYIEIARDLEIDSSYCFRGGAFLNYQGSIWQFLDEQVREAYRQNLSVIDACNQWYSGAYLLETVPTVIYILMKHGDNPEEAIVRAVNDTVDNDTVAAIVGAAVGALHGKDRLPQRWIANLSGRTKENDDGRVFELLKMARKVWWDSTIPNPSMNVLVKTAQLLAAKTAKLSEKSSEVQPPLSQDLMAKAAEKTVSESAQNTEDAALGCFLGAVVGDAAGGVLEFINRSATPEEVDRAMRMCGGGIWNLTPGQVTDDTELAICLARALCLSPTFDRENIARSYAKWIESEPFDMGLTTYRSLGCFDQNPTWREICQKQGYAAGMSQAAAKFCMESKANGSLMRIAPLGIWGYRLDDAELAQYAQEDCRLSHPHPTCCDAVACYTIAIASLIREPGDRQTAFERAERWAISYGNAEVRGWLEKARLNLPVLYYPQAGFVKIAFSHAFRHLIKGSSFVEAIEETLFGGGDTDTNACIVGGLLGAACGAASIPKTAIDPVLNCDTEQGIHPRPAFVHPRQVPELVTYLLRERASAPLRDRSTTIN